A region of the SAR324 cluster bacterium genome:
ATTCCGGGCGATTGCTTGGGTAAAAACCAAGCTCTAGTCCACCTAAATTCAAAACTGCTCGTAGTTGATCTTCGATTCTCAATGCATCCAATCTGGCTGAAAACAACGATTGACGATCTCTGGAAAGCTGGGTTTCAGCCACCAGTACATCTGTCCGATTCAGCGTCCCGACTTGCAGCCGAGCCTGATTGTCTTGGAGCAACTGTTCAGAGAGTTCAACAGATGACTTCTGAACCTCGATGTTTTCCAAGACAGCTACCATATCCCAATAGGTAGAGGCAACCATGGCTAATTGAGCCAATTCTGCCTGCTTGATGGATGCGGTGCTGCGATCGATTCCCAATTCTGCAAAGCGTTCTGGTAGGTTGTTGATTTCTTCTCCTGCATCCTGGAAAAACGGGATGCTAGCGAAGGCTCTGACTGAGGTAACGTCTCGCCAATTCCCTGAGGAGCCTGAATCCAAAGAATCCATTTCCTCTTTGCGGCTCAAAGTTTCACTCTGATAAAACCGTTCTTGCAGAGTAAATCCATAACTACTGCCAGTTCTTAAGCGCCGAGCAAAGGTAGAGGAAAATTGTAAGGAGTCAGATAGACTACCGACTGCATAAGTGTCCTTGGGAACCTGAGTTGGATCATTGGTCAATACTGTGTTTCGTTCTAAACCTGTGCGTGTCGTGATTTGATCAATGTAGCGTGCTTGCACAGACTTCAGATCCTGGCTAGCAATATCCTTTGATAAACGTGAAGCCTCTAAACTCAAGCTTCGACTGATGGTTAGCAGCAGAATATTCTCGAGCGACACCTTCACCACATCACGGTTGTCGTAACTTATGATTTCCGCACGCTCAGCTAGTTCCGCAACTAGCGGGTCACTGATCAAGTCTTCTGGAAGTTGAGCTGACAAAATACCTGGGAAACCGAACACCAAACTAAGAAATAGAAACTTACGCAAATCTCTCCTTCTCCAAAAAATTTCAAAAAGTGGATGTCTCATCTCATTTTTTAACTGCTGGAGGTTGCTCTGGCAGGTACAACCCGTACCAAATAAGTTCGTGAAGTTGCTTAACTTCCTCACAAACCATCTCCCAATCAGTGAGGGAGAGCCAACGGGGAACCCACAGTCTCTCCATCTGTAGAAGTGTTTTCGCTGTCTCCAGCTTATTCAGTTGAGGCCGAATAGATCCTTTTTGCTGACCCTCCTCTACCAATAACAGAGTCTCTTCGAGTAATTCTTCTTCGCGATCAGTCAGCAAGAAAGTGGCTTCAACCAATTCCTTCATCACTGATTCGGTGACAAGACTGGGACCAATCAATTTGC
Encoded here:
- a CDS encoding TolC family protein: MRKFLFLSLVFGFPGILSAQLPEDLISDPLVAELAERAEIISYDNRDVVKVSLENILLLTISRSLSLEASRLSKDIASQDLKSVQARYIDQITTRTGLERNTVLTNDPTQVPKDTYAVGSLSDSLQFSSTFARRLRTGSSYGFTLQERFYQSETLSRKEEMDSLDSGSSGNWRDVTSVRAFASIPFFQDAGEEINNLPERFAELGIDRSTASIKQAELAQLAMVASTYWDMVAVLENIEVQKSSVELSEQLLQDNQARLQVGTLNRTDVLVAETQLSRDRQSLFSARLDALRIEDQLRAVLNLGGLELGFYPSNRPELRDFFPDPEDLRAQILENDPQLKLLEIAMNSSKLEVQQEENKLQTNLDLDLSYTMTGYANTPLVGAGDFIDPGLHGFQAALTWTVPLGDQATPERVKQKKIQQEQILLNIDSRKSELDVSLQTILRDLELAEQEVSTAQAVVKLAEEQLQNEIERLKLGQGTSFQMSQFQQQQSQAKAQDILARVRYEKAYLRLLTLTGQIYEEFNLNRTKS
- a CDS encoding helix-turn-helix domain containing protein, whose protein sequence is MNGMEQQIQAAAEKLFLHYGFRKTSVDQIAREAGIGKGTIYNYFRNKEELFGSCSQHWRNLIDEYLHKHCDHSLEQPARWIQKVELRLQFIRKLIGPSLVTESVMKELVEATFLLTDREEELLEETLLLVEEGQQKGSIRPQLNKLETAKTLLQMERLWVPRWLSLTDWEMVCEEVKQLHELIWYGLYLPEQPPAVKK